The Saccharothrix violaceirubra genome segment CCGGTCGACCAGCACGGAGAAGTCCGGCGGCGGCGCGTCCTGCAACACGCGCACCAGTCCGTCGAGTTCGCCGAGCGCGTCGCGGCCGACGTTCTCGATGTTCCCGAGCGCCTCCCGCGCGAACTCGGGGTTGTCCGCGAACACCCGTCGACCGACACCGGCCTGCATGACCATCACGTTGACGGCGTGGCCGAGCGAGTCGTGCAGTTCGCGCGCGAGTCGGGCACGTTCGCGCATCGTGCTCTCGCTCGCGGCACGGGCCTGTTCCGCCGCCGCGTACGCGCGCCGGCCGCGCACCGCCTCGCCCGCCGCCGCCGACACCAACAGGACCATGACCACGCTGAACAGCTCCGATGGGCCGACCGTGCCCCGGTCGAGCGCCGCGTAGCCGCCCACCGCGGCCACGGTCAGCACGGACGCGGTCACCCGGACCCACCACGTGCTGACCGTGAAGCAGGTGAACAGCGCGATCCACGCGGGCCACTGCACGACCGTGACCGCGTACCCGGACGCGGTGCTGGCCACCACAAGCGCGTCGGCGACGGCCACCACGGCCAGGGGCGCGACCTGACGCCACAGCAGGCTCGTCGCGGACGCCACCGCGAACCCGAAACCGAGCGCGTCGGG includes the following:
- a CDS encoding sensor histidine kinase, producing MPTRSDAWLAAALVVLSAVASLLVDSGTAYRPPDALGFGFAVASATSLLWRQVAPLAVVAVADALVVASTASGYAVTVVQWPAWIALFTCFTVSTWWVRVTASVLTVAAVGGYAALDRGTVGPSELFSVVMVLLVSAAAGEAVRGRRAYAAAEQARAASESTMRERARLARELHDSLGHAVNVMVMQAGVGRRVFADNPEFAREALGNIENVGRDALGELDGLVRVLQDAPPPDFSVLVDRVRMTGRDLRVNTDEVTLSPDTGRALHRIAQEALTNALRHTSTGRIDIDLARVGDDVVLEVVNEGRNLTAGPGRGLANMRERAVLVGGTVEAGPVEGGFRVRATLPVSS